One segment of Sulfobacillus thermosulfidooxidans DSM 9293 DNA contains the following:
- a CDS encoding O-antigen ligase family protein encodes MLTQKKSLQWTWLILIALYILSAPFEGYLVIPGFHGHSLVSLLQRLLLIPLPVITLYTIIQYKDYRSIWPLGIITAWLIWVLMTFLVFSPHTYYYLYYTWEQIAGFLLILSFWYLARFPTFSRLTTISSLLIYYVVTLIVSFWEIRTAHHLGHSSEGGLHPQPIPTAFFYGPNHLGAALALMFPFVLFLFLLKPSARSIVLSVIISLGGLYVLYKTGSRGGELALFMEFFGLVIILPRRYKPYALISLGVLMAVFVAGLWYVTHLPAQDKLPFALEKFRHLAHLFHPTFHKVTPTQGPGSLQIRLALLESGYHALLHHPWGLGPRGAERYYLYYVHHKSPYNTYGVIDAHNMWLEIAIDFGWLGIGLYIIFYSMLLRGLYRLRQHPDPVLRYLSWAGFISLIGFLIGSVSPSSVMIGFNIMWIVYGMAIMAMYQGTLSQNTSRLSFQKRLP; translated from the coding sequence TTGCTCACGCAAAAAAAGTCTTTACAGTGGACATGGCTGATTCTTATCGCACTTTACATTCTTAGTGCGCCCTTTGAAGGCTATTTGGTTATTCCAGGATTTCATGGTCATTCTCTCGTGTCCTTGTTGCAACGCCTTCTCTTAATACCACTACCTGTCATCACACTCTATACCATTATCCAATATAAAGATTACCGGTCAATCTGGCCCCTTGGCATCATTACCGCATGGCTAATTTGGGTGCTCATGACCTTTCTCGTATTCAGTCCCCACACCTATTATTATCTGTATTATACGTGGGAACAAATTGCCGGCTTCTTGTTGATTTTAAGTTTTTGGTATCTTGCTCGTTTCCCCACCTTTTCGCGTTTGACGACTATCAGCAGTTTATTGATTTATTATGTCGTCACCTTGATCGTGAGTTTTTGGGAAATTCGCACCGCCCATCATTTAGGACACTCCAGCGAAGGAGGGCTTCATCCCCAACCCATTCCTACTGCGTTTTTTTATGGACCCAATCACCTAGGCGCGGCTTTAGCTCTCATGTTTCCGTTTGTTCTCTTTCTCTTTTTATTAAAACCCTCGGCGCGGTCCATTGTCTTGAGTGTGATCATTTCCCTGGGAGGACTCTATGTTCTATATAAGACGGGAAGTCGCGGCGGAGAACTCGCGTTGTTCATGGAATTTTTCGGTCTTGTGATCATTTTGCCACGCAGGTATAAACCCTATGCGCTGATCAGTCTAGGTGTTTTGATGGCGGTATTCGTGGCCGGTTTGTGGTATGTCACGCATCTTCCTGCACAAGACAAATTACCTTTTGCTCTAGAGAAGTTTCGTCATCTGGCCCATTTATTCCATCCGACTTTTCATAAAGTGACACCAACACAGGGGCCAGGTTCGTTACAAATCCGTCTCGCCCTGTTAGAAAGCGGATACCATGCCTTATTGCATCATCCTTGGGGTTTAGGTCCTCGGGGAGCCGAGCGGTATTATTTATATTATGTTCACCACAAAAGTCCCTATAACACCTATGGCGTCATCGATGCCCATAACATGTGGTTAGAAATCGCTATCGATTTCGGCTGGTTAGGAATTGGTCTTTACATCATTTTTTATAGCATGCTCTTACGAGGGCTCTACCGCTTGCGCCAACATCCGGATCCTGTTTTGCGATATCTCTCCTGGGCAGGGTTTATTTCCTTAATAGGCTTTTTGATTGGATCCGTATCACCCTCTAGTGTGATGATTGGTTTCAACATTATGTGGATCGTCTATGGGATGGCCATCATGGCCATGTATCAAGGAACTCTGTCACAAAACACATCGCGTTTAAGTTTTCAAAAGCGCCTGCCATAA
- a CDS encoding MurR/RpiR family transcriptional regulator, translating to MAISGVLDRLSSTLPTLAKSEARIARWILENPRQLVDLTVKDLARITGSSQAAVIRLCKSIQVPGYQSLKVAVVADITREERPPTSRFMEIDPTTPLSRSIQSLKRNTIMAINRTLNDMRENDIDAIVQRLKQARWIVSYGIGASAIVVKDFQQKLWRLGLPVFFAEDFHVMATIVGQLTADDIFLAVSYSGETSEVLELVQLARRRKAFIAALTRFDRKNPLSRLADLPIYVYAYEASPRIGASSSLIASLTAMSALLFALANTLAEEAESKLSDTLEAVRPHRVSLPETRQDTDNNP from the coding sequence GTGGCTATTTCTGGCGTTTTGGATCGCCTCAGCAGCACACTACCGACACTGGCCAAGTCCGAAGCACGGATTGCTCGCTGGATTCTTGAAAACCCACGTCAACTGGTGGATCTTACCGTTAAGGACTTGGCACGCATCACAGGCAGTAGTCAAGCCGCTGTTATCCGGCTATGTAAGTCCATTCAAGTCCCAGGTTATCAAAGCCTGAAAGTGGCTGTAGTTGCCGATATAACCCGTGAAGAACGTCCCCCCACATCCCGGTTTATGGAAATTGATCCGACCACGCCGTTGTCTCGTTCCATTCAATCCTTAAAACGCAATACCATCATGGCGATTAACCGCACCCTCAATGACATGAGAGAAAATGACATCGATGCCATCGTCCAACGATTGAAACAAGCCAGGTGGATTGTCTCTTATGGAATTGGTGCCTCGGCAATCGTGGTAAAAGATTTCCAACAAAAATTATGGCGTCTGGGCCTGCCAGTGTTTTTTGCCGAAGACTTCCACGTTATGGCCACTATCGTCGGTCAACTCACGGCCGATGACATATTTTTAGCGGTATCCTATTCAGGAGAAACATCTGAAGTGCTAGAACTCGTTCAATTGGCTCGAAGACGAAAAGCGTTTATTGCGGCGCTAACCCGCTTTGATCGGAAAAATCCCTTGTCACGGCTTGCCGATTTGCCGATTTATGTTTACGCCTATGAGGCGTCCCCCCGCATTGGTGCCAGCTCTTCCCTTATTGCCTCGTTAACCGCCATGAGCGCTTTATTATTTGCGTTGGCCAATACCCTCGCCGAAGAAGCTGAAAGCAAATTATCTGACACGCTAGAAGCCGTCCGTCCTCACCGCGTTTCTCTTCCCGAGACACGACAAGATACCGACAATAATCCATGA
- a CDS encoding ABC transporter substrate-binding protein, whose amino-acid sequence MKKAIGMVLVASIGVMAAGCGASPTQSTASGTFTTIDESHGITVGAPLNPFNSNGNNWLSFDQMQLGWSANSATNPNAFYPGLAEKWTISNGGRTVTVWLQKDAKWSNGKPVTAEDVKASMAAAFTQGNAQAFYLGSVKIISPTEIQFNQVPGQNYNLFFNNLMQQPIIPSFEYDKVLGPNIWTIINESLYTGSNPAKKALASKAETELTNLGKKVAAFSPAKDISAGPFVLKNLNPGEALLVKNPDFYDAQNIHVKQVVFRNYTGNQQIWNYLIAGQLDMAPFTAMPTNILNQILKTKGNQKVVAPAYVAAALAFNQGIYPYGIPNVRYALAHIINRQAVQKVAEPVVGTVSKYSDGMVDAATEKWLTPAQIKQLNPYNYNLTEATHELEKAGFKKVNGQWMMPNGKPWTATIYTVNGFSDWIEAAKVISSEMTAFGIPTQPAIVSSYSEYLKNIALDKYAIGFWLNALGPEAYPTFQRIWGSDDGYNVVGGQLVHYPYSNKTEGNWLDAPRTVKLPNGQVIDPGRLTYALNNLTPSEQRPIVQKLALAANVSLPMITLWNYINVQFINTNRFTDFPVNNPGLLNNPPGVWMMEGYVKPK is encoded by the coding sequence ATGAAAAAAGCCATAGGGATGGTATTAGTGGCGAGCATTGGTGTTATGGCGGCTGGTTGCGGCGCATCTCCTACGCAAAGCACGGCTTCCGGTACGTTCACGACGATTGATGAAAGTCATGGCATTACCGTGGGAGCCCCGTTAAACCCTTTTAATAGTAATGGCAACAATTGGCTGAGTTTTGATCAAATGCAACTCGGGTGGTCAGCCAATTCAGCCACAAATCCCAATGCGTTTTATCCGGGACTAGCTGAAAAATGGACAATTTCCAATGGGGGACGGACCGTGACGGTGTGGTTGCAAAAAGACGCCAAATGGTCCAATGGCAAACCTGTGACGGCTGAGGATGTTAAGGCGTCGATGGCGGCCGCGTTTACCCAAGGCAATGCGCAGGCATTTTATTTGGGCAGTGTAAAGATTATTTCTCCGACAGAGATTCAATTTAATCAGGTACCTGGTCAAAATTATAATTTGTTTTTTAACAACTTGATGCAACAGCCGATTATTCCGAGCTTTGAATATGATAAAGTGTTGGGGCCCAATATCTGGACGATTATTAATGAGTCGTTATATACCGGTTCCAATCCGGCTAAAAAGGCCTTGGCAAGCAAGGCTGAAACGGAATTGACCAATTTGGGCAAAAAAGTCGCCGCATTTTCCCCCGCAAAAGATATTTCGGCCGGGCCATTTGTGCTAAAAAACTTAAACCCGGGAGAAGCCTTGCTTGTTAAGAACCCGGATTTTTATGACGCCCAAAATATTCATGTCAAACAAGTGGTATTTCGAAATTACACGGGTAACCAACAAATTTGGAACTATTTGATTGCAGGACAATTAGACATGGCGCCCTTTACCGCAATGCCCACCAATATCCTCAATCAAATCCTTAAGACCAAAGGTAATCAAAAAGTTGTAGCACCTGCATATGTCGCCGCAGCATTGGCCTTTAACCAAGGCATTTATCCCTATGGCATTCCTAATGTGCGATATGCTTTAGCCCACATTATAAACCGTCAAGCCGTGCAGAAAGTGGCGGAGCCGGTCGTGGGAACTGTATCGAAATACTCAGATGGCATGGTGGATGCGGCTACGGAAAAATGGCTTACGCCGGCCCAAATCAAACAATTAAATCCCTATAATTACAATTTAACTGAAGCAACCCATGAGTTAGAAAAGGCGGGCTTTAAGAAAGTTAACGGGCAATGGATGATGCCGAACGGAAAGCCATGGACAGCCACGATCTATACGGTAAATGGATTTAGCGACTGGATTGAAGCGGCCAAAGTGATTTCTAGTGAAATGACCGCATTTGGCATTCCTACTCAGCCCGCCATTGTCAGCAGTTATTCGGAATATCTCAAGAACATCGCTTTGGATAAATATGCTATAGGATTCTGGCTCAATGCTCTGGGACCGGAAGCCTATCCAACATTTCAAAGAATCTGGGGAAGCGATGATGGATACAACGTTGTCGGCGGGCAGTTGGTGCATTATCCCTACAGCAACAAGACAGAGGGAAACTGGCTAGATGCACCACGCACTGTCAAATTGCCAAACGGGCAAGTGATCGATCCGGGTCGTCTCACCTATGCTCTTAACAATTTGACTCCCTCAGAGCAGCGTCCGATTGTGCAAAAATTAGCTCTGGCTGCCAACGTGAGTCTTCCCATGATTACCTTATGGAACTACATCAATGTGCAGTTTATTAATACCAACCGGTTCACTGACTTCCCGGTAAACAATCCCGGTTTACTGAATAATCCTCCGGGCGTGTGGATGATGGAGGGTTACGTGAAACCGAAATAG
- a CDS encoding ABC transporter permease has translation MQIWIRLVKRILAGIIMVLAVASFTFFLVRLMPGNPVEAKYNELIMRGMTPVQAMDQVRVMYGFIPHQPLWQQYVLYLNQIIHLNLGRSISYEGIPVLHIILGAAPWTIILVLTGLIASFIVGVLAGVIAAIKRSSPVGNALSLSGSILHGIPQFVMGLFLAYVFTTLWAILPFGAPYNAALTPGFNWPFISSLVRHAILPVATYALSSYGGWLLTMKSSVITVLGDDFILASEVRGLKMSTQVKYIAHNAILPLFTVFALSIGFMFGGSLFIEDIFDYPGLGNLLLHAINARDYPLMSGAFLLITVAVIISNIFADFLYSVVDPRIRR, from the coding sequence GTGCAAATCTGGATTCGACTCGTGAAAAGAATCCTGGCAGGAATTATCATGGTCCTGGCGGTTGCATCCTTTACCTTCTTTTTGGTTCGTTTGATGCCAGGCAATCCTGTTGAGGCGAAGTATAATGAGTTAATTATGCGGGGCATGACGCCGGTCCAAGCAATGGACCAAGTGCGAGTGATGTATGGATTTATTCCTCACCAACCGTTGTGGCAACAATATGTGCTCTATCTCAATCAGATCATACACTTAAATTTGGGACGATCTATTTCCTATGAGGGGATTCCCGTTCTTCATATCATTTTAGGCGCTGCTCCATGGACCATTATATTGGTCTTAACGGGCCTGATTGCAAGTTTTATTGTGGGAGTATTAGCGGGCGTGATTGCTGCCATTAAGCGCTCGTCCCCAGTCGGAAATGCCTTATCGTTGTCCGGATCGATATTGCACGGAATTCCTCAATTTGTGATGGGATTATTTTTGGCGTATGTTTTTACGACACTTTGGGCGATTCTTCCGTTTGGGGCGCCTTATAATGCGGCTTTAACGCCCGGATTCAATTGGCCTTTTATCTCCTCCCTCGTCCGCCATGCCATTTTGCCTGTCGCTACGTATGCTCTATCCAGTTATGGTGGATGGTTACTAACCATGAAATCAAGCGTGATCACAGTATTAGGTGACGATTTCATTTTGGCGTCGGAAGTGCGTGGCTTAAAAATGTCGACTCAGGTTAAATATATTGCCCATAATGCGATCCTCCCTTTGTTTACCGTTTTTGCTTTGTCGATTGGCTTCATGTTTGGGGGGTCCTTGTTCATTGAAGATATTTTTGATTATCCGGGACTGGGGAATTTGCTGCTTCATGCAATCAATGCCAGGGATTATCCGTTGATGAGTGGGGCCTTTTTGCTGATTACAGTAGCTGTGATTATCTCGAATATTTTCGCTGACTTTCTGTACTCGGTCGTGGATCCGAGAATACGGAGGTGA
- a CDS encoding ABC transporter permease produces MSMAVPTSTNPTTPPIRRKRPTFFRTAWKIIVKKPGRLVGLAIIVLFTLMAIVGPYLYPKNLPINPNAIYAPISWKYPLGTDFEGTSNLALIVTGARYVLFAAFMAAIFTVVFGTVLGLVSGYFLGWSDSIIMRITDFILTIPGFPLLVVLSTVWNFGQPIAMGFVLGITGWGGLARAVRSQTLSLRERGFIEAARTLGLSPMHILFKEILPNVGSYIAMNLLLAITGSIYAEVGLFFLGVVPFQVNNWGVMLNLAVFSAGAMSSTQALPYLLSPLIALLVLTLGVVLFLDAVDELFNPRLKEA; encoded by the coding sequence ATGTCCATGGCAGTACCGACGTCGACAAATCCCACAACGCCCCCGATTCGCCGGAAAAGGCCAACGTTCTTTCGTACGGCATGGAAGATTATTGTGAAAAAACCGGGTCGGCTGGTGGGACTGGCGATTATTGTGCTTTTTACATTGATGGCCATTGTCGGGCCTTATCTGTATCCCAAAAATCTTCCGATTAATCCTAATGCCATATATGCCCCGATAAGCTGGAAATATCCATTGGGCACAGATTTTGAAGGCACCAGCAATTTGGCGTTAATTGTGACCGGTGCTCGGTATGTTCTGTTTGCAGCCTTTATGGCAGCGATTTTTACCGTCGTATTTGGTACTGTTTTAGGATTAGTTTCCGGATATTTTTTGGGATGGTCGGATTCGATTATCATGCGGATAACCGATTTTATTTTGACCATTCCCGGTTTTCCGTTGTTAGTCGTGTTATCCACCGTGTGGAATTTTGGTCAACCTATTGCTATGGGCTTTGTGCTTGGGATTACAGGATGGGGAGGACTTGCCCGGGCGGTGAGATCTCAAACCTTATCTTTGCGTGAACGGGGATTTATTGAAGCCGCCCGGACTTTAGGACTCTCTCCCATGCATATTCTCTTTAAAGAAATTTTGCCGAATGTGGGTTCATATATTGCGATGAATTTGTTATTGGCCATCACAGGCAGTATTTATGCGGAAGTCGGATTATTCTTTTTAGGTGTGGTGCCCTTTCAAGTCAATAACTGGGGCGTCATGCTCAACTTAGCTGTCTTTTCTGCCGGAGCCATGTCCAGTACTCAAGCCTTGCCTTATTTACTGTCTCCCCTAATCGCATTGCTCGTACTGACATTAGGCGTGGTACTCTTTCTCGATGCCGTGGATGAACTCTTTAACCCGCGTTTAAAGGAGGCCTAG